A single Phycisphaerales bacterium DNA region contains:
- a CDS encoding SCO family protein — MTPARPNPAPTAAQSCRQWLSALAGLCLAASVSIAQAPPAVTPPSAGGNAEQLPTQAQGVDVEEQIGNTLPPDIGFTDSTGKVVRLGEYFKGDKPAIVAVVYYNCPIVCTVVLNRLQETMNDLDFTVGKDYRTLVFSMDPSEGTKLAASTKLAYMSGYNRDVTPEVEAGWAWHVTDEDAARRLGDALGFKFRKLDTGAYSHPVALAVITPDGKVSRYIYGFVYPARDVKLALMEASEGKLVKTIGDRLLLRCYMYDPKAGSYTLQATRVMQIGGVLTVVAIGTLIGGLFIGERLRRNRAYRLTAATTAGAATTHTDPSRGVPPGAPQ; from the coding sequence GTGACGCCCGCACGCCCCAACCCCGCCCCCACTGCCGCGCAATCGTGCCGCCAGTGGCTCAGCGCGCTGGCCGGGCTGTGCCTCGCCGCGTCCGTGTCCATCGCCCAGGCCCCGCCCGCCGTCACGCCCCCCAGCGCCGGCGGCAACGCCGAGCAGCTCCCCACCCAGGCCCAGGGCGTCGATGTCGAAGAGCAGATCGGCAACACCCTGCCGCCCGACATCGGCTTCACCGACTCCACCGGCAAGGTCGTCCGCCTCGGCGAGTACTTCAAGGGCGACAAGCCCGCCATCGTCGCCGTCGTCTACTACAACTGCCCCATCGTCTGCACGGTCGTCCTCAACCGCCTGCAGGAGACGATGAACGACCTCGACTTCACCGTCGGCAAGGACTACCGCACCCTGGTCTTCTCGATGGACCCCAGCGAAGGCACCAAGCTCGCGGCCTCCACCAAGCTCGCCTACATGAGCGGCTACAACCGCGACGTCACCCCCGAGGTTGAGGCCGGCTGGGCCTGGCACGTCACCGACGAGGACGCCGCCCGCCGCCTTGGCGACGCCCTGGGCTTCAAGTTCCGCAAGCTCGACACCGGCGCCTACAGCCACCCCGTGGCTCTCGCGGTCATCACCCCCGACGGCAAGGTCAGCCGCTACATCTACGGCTTCGTCTACCCCGCCCGTGACGTCAAGCTCGCCCTCATGGAGGCCAGCGAGGGCAAGCTCGTCAAGACCATCGGCGACCGCCTCCTCCTCCGCTGCTACATGTACGACCCCAAGGCCGGGTCCTACACCCTCCAGGCCACCCGCGTGATGCAGATCGGCGGCGTCCTCACCGTCGTCGCCATCGGCACGCTCATTGGCGGCCTCTTCATCGGCGAGCGCCTCCGCCGCAACCGCGCCTACCGCCTCACCGCCGCCACGACTGCCGGCGCCGCCACGACTCACACCGACCCCTCCCGCGGTGTTCCGCCCGGAGCGCCCCAATGA